One stretch of Oryzias latipes chromosome 7, ASM223467v1 DNA includes these proteins:
- the fmnl3 gene encoding formin-like protein 3 isoform X4: MGNIESVDGQSEMKHHIMPLKVPMPDPTELEEKFAIVLNSMNLPPDKARLLRQYDNEKKWDLICDQERFQVKNPPHTYIQKLRGYLDPGVTRKKFRRRVQESTKVLRELEISLRTNHIGWVREFLNDENRGLDVLVEYLSFAQCAVMLDFDGMENGEEGFLDKAKSWSRSIEDLHHSSAPPFCNTLVRSARQSVLRYGTVSNSRTIKNSRLVSQKDDVHVCIMCLRAIMNYQYGFNMVMSHAHAVNEIALSLNNKNSRTKALVLELLAAVCLVRGGHEIILSAFDNFKEVCKEKHRFERLMDFFRSEEGNIDYMVACMQFINIVVHSVEDMNFRVHLQYEFTKLGLDDYLEKCKHTESDKLSVQIQAYLDNVFDVGGLLEDAETKNAALEKVEELEEHLSHVTEKLLEVENETMMKVADLEKILLHKDKELQVIRETYESTNTQVHTLRRMIKEKDAAFQRHFNIERRLLELEQQGTIRLHKKADGEITIEPLGVGCGGSGFGIPIGDIGQLSLGSTAVLRGPGGPDLSLPPASEAPPPPPPPPPPPPLPSASAVPVPPPPPPPLAPPLPDASPSVILSVGLSAIRIKKPIKTKFRLPIFNWTALKPNQINGTVFNEIDDERVLEELDLEKFEELFKTKAQGPVVDLSCTKNKVAQKTVNKVTLLDANRSKNLAITLRKANKTTEEICKAIEKFDLKALPVDFVECLMRFLPTEAEVKVLRQYERERRPLDQLAEEDRFMLLFSKIERLTQRMNIITFVGNFADNISMLTPQLNAVIAASGSVKSSPKLKRMLEIILALGNYMNSSKRGCVYGFKLQSLDLLLDTKSTDRKMTLLHYIALIVKEKYPELANFYNELHFVDKAAAVSLENVLLDVRELGKGMDLIRRECSLHDHPVLKSFLQGSDAQLDKLQKDSKAAEEAFNSVVNYFGESAKTTPPSVFFPVFVRFIKAYKDAVEENEMRKKQEEAIREKLLAQEAKQQDPKVQAQKKRHQQQELIAELRRRQAKDHRPVYEGKDGAIEDIITAEKKINDSIWHC, translated from the exons AACTCAATGAACTTGCCTCCAGACAAAGCCCGGCTGCTACGACAATACGACAACGAGAAAAAGTGGGATCTAATCTGTGACCAG GAGAGGTTTCAGGTGAAGAACCCACCTCACACCTACATCCAGAAGCTCAGAGGATACTTAGATCCAGGAGTCACACGAAAG AAGTTTCGTAGGCGTGTTCAAGAATCCACAAAAGTCCTACGAGAGCTGGAGATATCTCTGAGGACAAACCACATTGG GTGGGTGAGGGAGTTCCTCAATGATGAGAATCGGGGTCTGGATGTCTTGGTGGAGTACCTTTCCTTTGCCCAGTGTGCTGTCAT GTTGGATTTTGATGGGATGGAAAATGGGGAGGAGGGCTTCTTGGACAAGGCAAAATCATGGAGCAGGTCCATAGAGGATCTGCACCATTCGAGCGCGCCGCCGTTCTGCAACACACTGGTGCGCTCCGCCCGCCAGTCTGTACTGCG ctatgGAACCGTGTCAAACAGCAGAACCATCAAAAACTCGCGGCTCGTGAGTCAAAAGGACGATGTGCACGTGTGCATCATGTGCTTGAGAGCCATCATGAACTATCAG TACGGCTTCAACATGGTCATGTCTCATGCACATGCTGTCAATGAAATTGCTCTGAGCCTGAACAACAAAAACTCACG GACAAAAGCGTTGGTCCTTGAGTTACTCGCTGCCGTCTGTCTGGTCCGAGGAGGTCACGAGATCATCCTTTCAGCATTTGACAACTTCAAAGAG GTTTGCAAGGAGAAGCACCGGTTTGAGAGACTGATGGATTTCTTCCGCAGTGAGGAGGGAAACATTGACTACATG GTGGCTTGCATGCAGTTCATCAACATTGTGGTCCACTCAGTGGAAGACATGAACTTCAGAGTGCATCTGCAGTATGAATTCACCAAGCTGGGACTGGATGATTATCTGGAG AAATGCAAGCATACAGAGAGCGACAAACTGTCCGTGCAGATCCAGGCTTACCTGGATAATGTGTTTGATGTGGGTGGCCTGCTGGAAGATGCAGAGACGAAGAATGCGGCcctggagaaggtggaggaacTGGAGGAGCACCTGTCCCAT GTGACAGAGAAGCTACTAGAAGTTGAAAATGAAACAATGATGAAAGTTGCAGATTTGGAGAAAATTCTTCTCCATAAAGACAAAGAGTTGCAAGTCATACGG GAGACGTACGAGTCGACCAACACCCAGGTCCACACCCTAAGGAGGATGATCAAGGAGAAGGATGCGGCATTCCagaggcactttaacattgagaggaGACTGCTGGAGCTGGAGCAGCAGGGCACCATCCGCTTGCATAAGAAAGCTGATGGGGAAATCACCATCGAGCCTCTGGGTGTGGGATGCGGAGGCAGTGGATTTGGAATACCTATAGGAGACATTGGACAGCTGTCTTTGGGTTCGACGGCTGTGCTAAGAGGACCTGGAGGACCAGACCTCAGCTTACCACCAGCCAGCGAAGCTCCGCCTCCCCCACCGCCtcccccacctccacctcctctgccGTCTGCTTCAG CAGTGCCGGTcccaccacctccacctccacccctTGCACCCCCTCTCCCAGATGCTTCTCCATCTGTCATCCTTAGTGTAGGACTGTCAG CTATCAGGATCAAGAAGCCAATCAAGACCAAGTTCCGCTTGCCTATTTTTAATTGGACGGCTTTGAAGCCCAACCAGATCAACGGCACAGTTTTCAATGAGATTGATGATGAGCGTGTGCTCGAG GAGCTGGACCTGGAGAAGTTTGAGGAGCTGTTCAAGACTAAAGCCCAGGGTCCAGTTGTGGATCTTTCCTGCACAAAGAACAAAGTAGCTCAGAAAACGGTCAATAAAGTTACTCTTCTGGATGCTAACCGCTCCAAGAACTTAGCCATCACGCTGAGAAAAGCCAACAAGACCACAGAGGAGATCTGCAAAGCAATAGAGAA GTTCGACCTCAAGGCCTTACCTGTCGATTTTGTGGAGTGCCTGATGCGTTTCCTTCCCACTGAAGCTGAGGTGAAGGTGCTCCGCCAGTACGAGCGCGAGCGGCGCCCGCTGGATCAGCTGGCAGAGGAGGATCGCTTCATGCTGCTGTTCAGCAAGATAGAGAGGCTCACGCAGAGAATGAACATCATCACCTTTGTGGGGAACTTTGCGGACAACATCAGCATGCTGACGCCGCAGCTCAACGCCGTCATCGCCGCCTCTGGTTCAGTCAAATCCTCACCGAAGCTGAAGAGAATGCTGGAG aTCATTCTAGCCTTGGGGAACTACATGAACAGCAGCAAAAGAGGCTGTGTTTATGGCTTTAAACTACAAAGTCTTGACTTG CTGCTGGACACTAAATCCACAGACAGGAAGATGACTTTGCTTCACTACATCGCCCTGATTGTGAAGGAGAAGTACCCTGAACTGGCCAACTTCTACAATGAATTGCACTTTGTGgacaaagcagcagcag TCTCTCTGGAAAACGTGCTGCTGGATGTTCGAGAGCTGGGCAAAGGCATGGATCTGATCCGGAGAGAGTGCAGCCTCCACGATCATCCGGTCTTGAAGAGCTTCCTCCAGGGCAGCGATGCACAGCTGGACAAGCTGCAGAAGGACTCCAAGGCAGCTGAG GAAGCCTTCAACAGTGTGGTGAACTACTTTGGAGAGAGCGCGAAGACGACTCCTCCCTCCGTCTTCTTCCCAGTGTTTGTGCGCTTCATCAAGGCCTACAAG GATGCAGTGGAAGAAAACGAAATGAGGAAAAAGCAGGAGGAAGCAATAAGAGAAAAGTTGCTCGCTCAGGAGGCTAAACAGCAGGACCCCAAG GTCCAGGCCCAAAAGAAGAGGCAccagcagcaggagctcattgCGGAGCTGCGCAGGCGGCAGGCCAAAGACCACCGGCCCGTTTACGAGGGCAAAGATGGCGCTATTGAGGACATCATCACAG CTGAAAAGAAGATAAATGACAGTATTTGGCACTGCTGA
- the fmnl3 gene encoding formin-like protein 3 isoform X1 — protein sequence MGNIESVDGQSEMKHHIMPLKVPMPDPTELEEKFAIVLNSMNLPPDKARLLRQYDNEKKWDLICDQERFQVKNPPHTYIQKLRGYLDPGVTRKKFRRRVQESTKVLRELEISLRTNHIGWVREFLNDENRGLDVLVEYLSFAQCAVMLDFDGMENGEEGFLDKAKSWSRSIEDLHHSSAPPFCNTLVRSARQSVLRYGTVSNSRTIKNSRLVSQKDDVHVCIMCLRAIMNYQYGFNMVMSHAHAVNEIALSLNNKNSRTKALVLELLAAVCLVRGGHEIILSAFDNFKEVCKEKHRFERLMDFFRSEEGNIDYMVACMQFINIVVHSVEDMNFRVHLQYEFTKLGLDDYLEKCKHTESDKLSVQIQAYLDNVFDVGGLLEDAETKNAALEKVEELEEHLSHVTEKLLEVENETMMKVADLEKILLHKDKELQVIRETYESTNTQVHTLRRMIKEKDAAFQRHFNIERRLLELEQQGTIRLHKKADGEITIEPLGVGCGGSGFGIPIGDIGQLSLGSTAVLRGPGGPDLSLPPASEAPPPPPPPPPPPPLPSASAVPVPPPPPPPLAPPLPDASPSVILSVGLSAIRIKKPIKTKFRLPIFNWTALKPNQINGTVFNEIDDERVLEELDLEKFEELFKTKAQGPVVDLSCTKNKVAQKTVNKVTLLDANRSKNLAITLRKANKTTEEICKAIEKFDLKALPVDFVECLMRFLPTEAEVKVLRQYERERRPLDQLAEEDRFMLLFSKIERLTQRMNIITFVGNFADNISMLTPQLNAVIAASGSVKSSPKLKRMLEIILALGNYMNSSKRGCVYGFKLQSLDLLLDTKSTDRKMTLLHYIALIVKEKYPELANFYNELHFVDKAAAVSLENVLLDVRELGKGMDLIRRECSLHDHPVLKSFLQGSDAQLDKLQKDSKAAEEAFNSVVNYFGESAKTTPPSVFFPVFVRFIKAYKDAVEENEMRKKQEEAIREKLLAQEAKQQDPKVQAQKKRHQQQELIAELRRRQAKDHRPVYEGKDGAIEDIITVLKSVPFTARTAKRGSRFFCEANLCDDANC from the exons AACTCAATGAACTTGCCTCCAGACAAAGCCCGGCTGCTACGACAATACGACAACGAGAAAAAGTGGGATCTAATCTGTGACCAG GAGAGGTTTCAGGTGAAGAACCCACCTCACACCTACATCCAGAAGCTCAGAGGATACTTAGATCCAGGAGTCACACGAAAG AAGTTTCGTAGGCGTGTTCAAGAATCCACAAAAGTCCTACGAGAGCTGGAGATATCTCTGAGGACAAACCACATTGG GTGGGTGAGGGAGTTCCTCAATGATGAGAATCGGGGTCTGGATGTCTTGGTGGAGTACCTTTCCTTTGCCCAGTGTGCTGTCAT GTTGGATTTTGATGGGATGGAAAATGGGGAGGAGGGCTTCTTGGACAAGGCAAAATCATGGAGCAGGTCCATAGAGGATCTGCACCATTCGAGCGCGCCGCCGTTCTGCAACACACTGGTGCGCTCCGCCCGCCAGTCTGTACTGCG ctatgGAACCGTGTCAAACAGCAGAACCATCAAAAACTCGCGGCTCGTGAGTCAAAAGGACGATGTGCACGTGTGCATCATGTGCTTGAGAGCCATCATGAACTATCAG TACGGCTTCAACATGGTCATGTCTCATGCACATGCTGTCAATGAAATTGCTCTGAGCCTGAACAACAAAAACTCACG GACAAAAGCGTTGGTCCTTGAGTTACTCGCTGCCGTCTGTCTGGTCCGAGGAGGTCACGAGATCATCCTTTCAGCATTTGACAACTTCAAAGAG GTTTGCAAGGAGAAGCACCGGTTTGAGAGACTGATGGATTTCTTCCGCAGTGAGGAGGGAAACATTGACTACATG GTGGCTTGCATGCAGTTCATCAACATTGTGGTCCACTCAGTGGAAGACATGAACTTCAGAGTGCATCTGCAGTATGAATTCACCAAGCTGGGACTGGATGATTATCTGGAG AAATGCAAGCATACAGAGAGCGACAAACTGTCCGTGCAGATCCAGGCTTACCTGGATAATGTGTTTGATGTGGGTGGCCTGCTGGAAGATGCAGAGACGAAGAATGCGGCcctggagaaggtggaggaacTGGAGGAGCACCTGTCCCAT GTGACAGAGAAGCTACTAGAAGTTGAAAATGAAACAATGATGAAAGTTGCAGATTTGGAGAAAATTCTTCTCCATAAAGACAAAGAGTTGCAAGTCATACGG GAGACGTACGAGTCGACCAACACCCAGGTCCACACCCTAAGGAGGATGATCAAGGAGAAGGATGCGGCATTCCagaggcactttaacattgagaggaGACTGCTGGAGCTGGAGCAGCAGGGCACCATCCGCTTGCATAAGAAAGCTGATGGGGAAATCACCATCGAGCCTCTGGGTGTGGGATGCGGAGGCAGTGGATTTGGAATACCTATAGGAGACATTGGACAGCTGTCTTTGGGTTCGACGGCTGTGCTAAGAGGACCTGGAGGACCAGACCTCAGCTTACCACCAGCCAGCGAAGCTCCGCCTCCCCCACCGCCtcccccacctccacctcctctgccGTCTGCTTCAG CAGTGCCGGTcccaccacctccacctccacccctTGCACCCCCTCTCCCAGATGCTTCTCCATCTGTCATCCTTAGTGTAGGACTGTCAG CTATCAGGATCAAGAAGCCAATCAAGACCAAGTTCCGCTTGCCTATTTTTAATTGGACGGCTTTGAAGCCCAACCAGATCAACGGCACAGTTTTCAATGAGATTGATGATGAGCGTGTGCTCGAG GAGCTGGACCTGGAGAAGTTTGAGGAGCTGTTCAAGACTAAAGCCCAGGGTCCAGTTGTGGATCTTTCCTGCACAAAGAACAAAGTAGCTCAGAAAACGGTCAATAAAGTTACTCTTCTGGATGCTAACCGCTCCAAGAACTTAGCCATCACGCTGAGAAAAGCCAACAAGACCACAGAGGAGATCTGCAAAGCAATAGAGAA GTTCGACCTCAAGGCCTTACCTGTCGATTTTGTGGAGTGCCTGATGCGTTTCCTTCCCACTGAAGCTGAGGTGAAGGTGCTCCGCCAGTACGAGCGCGAGCGGCGCCCGCTGGATCAGCTGGCAGAGGAGGATCGCTTCATGCTGCTGTTCAGCAAGATAGAGAGGCTCACGCAGAGAATGAACATCATCACCTTTGTGGGGAACTTTGCGGACAACATCAGCATGCTGACGCCGCAGCTCAACGCCGTCATCGCCGCCTCTGGTTCAGTCAAATCCTCACCGAAGCTGAAGAGAATGCTGGAG aTCATTCTAGCCTTGGGGAACTACATGAACAGCAGCAAAAGAGGCTGTGTTTATGGCTTTAAACTACAAAGTCTTGACTTG CTGCTGGACACTAAATCCACAGACAGGAAGATGACTTTGCTTCACTACATCGCCCTGATTGTGAAGGAGAAGTACCCTGAACTGGCCAACTTCTACAATGAATTGCACTTTGTGgacaaagcagcagcag TCTCTCTGGAAAACGTGCTGCTGGATGTTCGAGAGCTGGGCAAAGGCATGGATCTGATCCGGAGAGAGTGCAGCCTCCACGATCATCCGGTCTTGAAGAGCTTCCTCCAGGGCAGCGATGCACAGCTGGACAAGCTGCAGAAGGACTCCAAGGCAGCTGAG GAAGCCTTCAACAGTGTGGTGAACTACTTTGGAGAGAGCGCGAAGACGACTCCTCCCTCCGTCTTCTTCCCAGTGTTTGTGCGCTTCATCAAGGCCTACAAG GATGCAGTGGAAGAAAACGAAATGAGGAAAAAGCAGGAGGAAGCAATAAGAGAAAAGTTGCTCGCTCAGGAGGCTAAACAGCAGGACCCCAAG GTCCAGGCCCAAAAGAAGAGGCAccagcagcaggagctcattgCGGAGCTGCGCAGGCGGCAGGCCAAAGACCACCGGCCCGTTTACGAGGGCAAAGATGGCGCTATTGAGGACATCATCACAG tACTGAAGAGCGTGCCCTTTACAGCTCGCACTGCTAAACGCGGCTCACGGTTCTTCTGTGAAGCCAACCTCTGCGACGACGCCAACTGCTAG